The Ziziphus jujuba cultivar Dongzao chromosome 3, ASM3175591v1 region TATAAAATGTCAACTATGTATTAAGAACTTTATCTTGACCCGCCACTTCTAGTCTATAGATATGAATCTGCACCACTTAATATCTGTCCCCACATCGATACATgaaaagtataataataataataataataaaagaaataggtGTTTCAGACAAAATTGGGGTCAAATTCCTAATGGTATCAGTAAGTTCTTTGAACTTGCATTTCAaaggaaaatttattttcttttgaaaacaGAAGCATATgtctttgaaaagtattttttttatcataccaaccatattatttgtaattatttgaCCCCCAAAACAATTCCCCATTTGCATCTGTTGCTTCTTACCTCTTTTTCATTCTTGATACAAGAAAGCACAATTTAACCATGCCTGTTGGAGAGGCTTTTCTCTCTGCCTTTCTTCAAGTTCTGTTTGATAGGTTGGCTTCCCATGAGTTTATAGGCTTATTCTGTGGGCAAAAATATGGTGAATCCCTTGAACAGTTGAAGATTACACTGGTCACTCTCACTGCTTTGCTTAATGATGCTGAGGAGAAGCAGTTTTATAGCCCAACAGTGAAGAAGTGGCTGCACATGGCTAAAGATGCAATCTTTGATGCAGAGGACTTGCTTGATGAAATGACTTATCAAGCTTTGAAATCCAAATTGGAAGCTGAATCTCAGGCAAATCCAGATCAGGTATGGAAATGGAAACAAATTTCTTCCTCTCTAAGTCCATCCAGTAGAGGGTTAGATTTCAAGTTGAGAAAGATTATTGAGAGGTTGGAAATGATTGCTAAATATAAAGATGTGCTGGGTTTAAAAGAAAACATTGGGGAGAGGTCCTTTCATTGCAAACAGAGGTTGTTAGCTACTACTTCTTTGGTAGATGAATCTTGTGTTTATGGTAGGCATGATGATAAAGAGGAAATTATTCAACTTTTGCTTGGGGTTGAAGAGAATAATGGTAATATAGGTGTGATTCCTATAGTGGGTATGGGTGGCATTGGCAAAACTACCCTTGCTCAACTGGTATATAATGATAGAAGAGTGGAAAGTCATTTTGACTATAAAGTTTGGGCATGTGTATCCGATCAATTTGATGTggtgaaaataacaaaaacaattgtTCGTTCAATCACTATGAAGAATTTTGATCTTGATGACTTGAATCTCCTTCAAGTTTTTTTGAAAGAGAATTTGAATGGGAAGAGATTTCTTCTCATTTTAGATGATGTTTGGACCAAGAGAAATAATGCATGGGATCTCTTATGGAATCCATTGAAAGTAGGGGGTAAGGGAAGTAAAATAATTGTAACAACACGGGATAGCAATGTTGCATCAAGCGTGGGAACAGTTCCATCACACTGTTTAAGAGGTTTGACATATGAAGATTGCTGGTTATTGTTGATAAGTCAAGCATTTGGGAATATAAATGTTAACGTCAGTTCTAATTTGGAGGCCATTGGTAAGGAAATTGTGAAAAAGTGTGGAGGCTTGCCCTTAGCTGTGAAAAGACTCGGAATTTTATTGCATTCAAGAAAAGAGGAAGATGAATGGAAAGATATACTGAATAGGAAAATATGGGATTTACCAGATGACGAAAGTGACATCCTTCAATCTCTAAGATTAAGCTATCTTCACCTTCCTGCCCATTTAAAGCAGTGTTTTCGGTTCTGTTCTGTATTTCCTATAGAGCATGAATTCGACAAGGGCTCACTTGTTTTGCTATGGATGGCCGAAGGTTTTATACTGCAAccgaaaggaaagaaaagattgGAAGAAGTGGGAGATGAGTATTTCTGCGAGCTGGTAGCGAGGTCATTCTTTGAACAATCTGTTAACAATAGGTCACAATATGTAATGCACAGGCTTATGAAGGAGTTGGCTGATTTTGTTTGTGGTGAGTTTGGCTTCAGATTGGAGGATTACAACAAGGATGatagtcaaaaaaaaatttcagaaaagGCTCGACATTCATCGTACATTCGTGGAAAGCGTGATGTACTTGCAAGATTTGAGGCCTTTAATGAGGTTGAGTTCTTACGCACCTTCCTCCCACTAAATCCAGCCGGAAGCATTGGATCTAGCTTTTTGGCAAATAATGTCCCCTATGATCTGTTGCCAAAGTTAAGATATTTACGAGTATTATCTTTTAATGCCTGTCGCATTAGTGAAATGCCAGATTCAATAGGAAGTTTGAAACATTTACGATATCTTGACCTCTCTCACACTGCAATTAAAGAGCTACCAGAATCAACACATAATCTTTACAATTTACAAACATTGATCTTATTAGAATGTCGCTGTCTCACAAAGTTACCTTCAAAGATGGGAAACCTAACAAGTTTACGACATCTGTACATCAGTGGAAGCAGATTAAGAGAAATGCCATCACAAATAAGTGAATTGCAGAATCTCCAAACATTATCTTATTTTGTGGTGGGTAAAGATAGTGGGTCAGGAATTCAAGATTTAAGGAAAATGACAGAGATACAAGGGTCACTTATAATTGCAGGGCTGCAGAACATTGTAAATTTCATAGATGCAATGGAGGCTAATTTAAAGGGCAAGCAGGAACTTGATAAGCTGGTCTTCCAATGGAGTAATGGTTTTGATGGTTTGCCACAGCTTCAAGATCTGAACGTGGCAGATTATACAAGCATGGAAGTCCCTAATTTTGGAGAAACCATTAATGCATATACACAAGACATGATGGAGTTAGAGTTGAAACAAAATAGAAGTCTGGATGATTCAAGAGATGAAAGAGTTGAAATGCTCGTGCTTGAGATGCTACAACCTCACCAAAACATTAAAGAAGTTACAATAAAAGAATACGGAGGCACAAGATTTCCAAGTTGGATTCAATCGTCTTTGTTCTGCAATATCAAATTCTTAAAGCTTAGTAATTGTTTAAAGTGTGAATGCCTGCCAGCACTTGGGCAACTTCCCTCATTGAAAGATCTCATTGTTGAAGGGATGGAAAGAATAACGACAATAGGTTCTGAATTCTATGGGGATGGACTTTTTTCTGTTCCACCTTTTCCGTCATTGGAGactttaaagtttgagaatttgTTAAACTGGGAAAATTGGTCATTTTCTGGGGTTGACGGCAGGGAAGGTTTTCATTATCTTCAGAAGATTGAAATACAAAACTGCCCAAAGCTAGGAAAACTATTGCATAGCTTCTCGGCCTTGAAAAGCATGATTATCAAGGGATGTGAAGAATTAGTAGCTCTTCCAAGGCTTTCAACATGCTATGATAGCATTGGCAATGGCAGAGAATATCCTTGCCTTGTTGAGCTTTCATTATGGGAGTGTCCCAACTTGAGGGAATTACCCATTCTCTTCCCATCCTTGGAGATACTGGAAATAGATGGATGTCAAAACTTAACAGAGTTTCCCGAACTCCCTTTACTCCGTGATCTAGAATTAAAGAATTGCAACTTGGAGGTACTACAAAATATACTCAAACTCACTTCACTTGCCTCTTTGCGAATGTCTGAAATTCCCAAGCTCAAGTGTCTGCCTGaaaatttttttcaagaaatGGCTACTCTTGAAGAGTTACGGATTACCAATCTCAGTGAGCTCGAAACTTTGTCCGATATGACTGGACTGCAAGACCTCTCAAACCTTGAGGGATTAGAAATTTCAGAATGTCCAATATTAGAGGAGTTGCCACAAAGTTTTCAAAAACTTATATCGCTTAAAGAACtaagaatttggagatgtccTTCAATTGTATCCTTCCCAACAACAGGCCTGCCTCCCATGATAAGAGGCCTTGAGATTAAGGATTGTGAGTCACTTCAGTCCCTACCGAACTGGAAGAAGCATGATGACGATAAGTTGTCTTCATCGCTTGAATACTTAATAATTGAAGGTTGTTCTTCTCTCCAATCTTTACCAAGAGATGAGCTGCCCAGCACAGTCAAAGGACTTGAAATACAAAACTGCATAAATTTGATGTCCCTTCCAAGGGAGATGATTAACAACAACAAGTCTCTTGAACTTTTCAGAATTGCAGGCTGTCATTCCATCAAGTCATTTTCAGAAGGTACTTTCGGGCATCCTATACTCACATCTAGCATAGCCATGAACCTTAAGAAACTAATCATCAACAACTGCGCCAACCTTGAGCTGCTCCCTGAAGGCCTTCACAATCTGGGTTGTCTCAATCACTTGGAAATAAGTGATTGTCCACTTCTTCAATCATTTCCTGGACGTGGCCTATCAATCTGCATGTTGAAGTCTATTAGATTGTGCAACTGCAAGGCTTTGAATTCCCTACCAAATCGTTTATACAGCCTCACATGTCTTCAAGAATTATATGTCGAAGGTTGTTCGAGTCTTGAGTCATTTCCAAATGGAGGGTTGCCTGCAAATCTGATGTCACTTTCGGTATTGGGATGTGAGAAACTGAAGCCTTCATTTGAGTGGGGTTTGCACAGACTTACTTGTCTTACAAACCTTATGTTTGGTGGATGTGAATGGCTGGTTTGTTTTCCAGAGGATTGGTTGCTGCCTATCAGTTTATCCTCTCTTCAACTGCTGAAGTTACCTAATCTTAAAACCCTTCCCAAGGGTTTGAAAAACCTCACTTCTCTTGATAGTCTAGAAATATGCGAATGCGACAACCTTCAAACTTTGCCTGAAGAAGAGCCACCTGAGATTGTtcaaagttttgatttttgggacgtactctaatccaacatttttttttttttttggggagaaatTTACTACGTAGTCGAATCcaacagttttttatttttgagaaatttacTGTGACATATGTTTGCTCCTTCATTTGGTGATGTAGAAACTGAAAATTTGAATGCCGATatttttgttggaaaattttcacaTCTACTGAGAAAATGTTACAACGTAGCAGactttttttcttccttactttctttctttctctttttttttttttttttttttaattattatcttaAAACACAGTCAAATGTAGGTTCATTTGTTTGAGGGAGCTTGTATAGAAAGTCATGGACATTCATGCTACAATTGTATGGCTCCATTGCCCAGCCTGCCAACCATaccattttagtttaattattttctgtgGGACTTTTGCAAGCCCTGAAgctgataaaataattaaatattgttcttattattattattattatcaaataatattattattaaatattattataagctcttgatttttcatatatatttttttaggaataaaagaaagaaaaaaaaaactaccttttttataaattaaaaatgaacaGACCCACTTAATCTTTCtctaaaaatgaatatataaacaCAAATACAACTGTTAGACCTCCAATAACAGGCATTTGGGCAATGCCATTGCTAAAATATAACACTAGCTTTTCATTTGGGTCCTTCAATGCAGTATTATAAATTTTGTcaattgtaaatttaatttggatttcaTGTCATTTGTTGAATTaactaatattatttgtttttaatttgtaaaaagtAAACCACAAATgggtatataattatttaataatatttataatttgatataatgttatatttttaacatGTATTATTGAAAAGCAATactaaaatttgcaattaataTTTACTATTAAATACTTTAAGTCAATGATAAATTTTCGAAATAACAGCAGCAAAATGATATTTACACtaaacaaactatatatatatatatatatatatgtatatatatatatatatacatatatatacacacatactttttttctaattgtatatgattaatttctattcaaatgattattaaattgtttatgagcttattttgttgttgcacgaaataataataataataataataataataataataactatttattaattgtCTCTGCAGTCCTCCGATTAACGTCTTCGGCTGCCATGCCGCCAGTGATTATGTTGCCGAAGCCAATGCGAAATCACTGACCGTTAATTTTGATTGGAAGCTAGAAAAAAATGAGGTGGGTCTGATTCCTCTAAGCTTTTACTTGCTTTTTTCAATGGCAATTTTTGGAAATAAAGAACACTTTTAAACTCTCACAGGATTCCGCAAGGAATGCCCTCCATCCCCACATCTAACATAAGGTTATTCCCACAACCCATGAAGAGTTCAAACCCAGTTGGAATATATCCCCAACTAAATGATCAAGCCttgtttttttgatttatttttatttttgttttccttttgtgTGTGTCATGGAGCAGTAGGTAGTAATTGCTTCTCTTTTGTTGTTGCTGTTAATTTTCTTCCTGATTCCTGCATTAACTGTGTAGAAATTATGGTTTTTATAATCTTGGAAGAAATTTTGATTGAAagcatgattttattttattttattatattatattttaattttccagTTAAGTGTGGGAAGGTGGTGAAGAAAGCATTGAACGAAAATCTGCCCCAATGGCCGTTAGTGAGCACTTGGTGCTTGAACTTATTAGtcctgatttttcttttcttgaactTTCCAAGGTAACTACTTTTCTACACACCTTGTATTACTTTGTTATATTTGATTCGAAGGTCACTCTTTTGGGTTGCAATGGTGAGTGGTTGATTTGATTGCTCTCTATGAATTTAATACCAAGTTTTGATAATTGGAAAATAGAAGTTCTGGaagtaaaattgttttattgaGGTTGAGTTATAGCATTACCTTTGTTTGATCATTCTATGTTTCGCTGCAATATattggggaaaaagaaaataaataagtaaaaaattgGCTGCAATGAATCAAAGCAATTATGTTTCCTGTACCTATAATAAACAAATCACAGCAGCTAATAAATTCACTAGAATGTAGTTGGATTAAGAACTGATAAtcctttattttaattatttgtatggaGTTTCTCAGCAACTCATTGTGGTGgtgtcaattttaaatttttgatgcaTATGTTTGAGGATTATCTCATTTTAGCATAATTTTTAGTTGATggaaaagtcttttttttttttttttaaattttattttaatcttctTAGAGAAAGTTCATAGCCTAGCTGCTTGTGTATTGAGCTTTGCCATTTCAATTAATGTGGTTCTGATTGGAGTGGAAGTGACACTAAGAGCAAGATAACATATGAAAAGAAGAATACAACATTGAGTACAACGACTAAATTAGCATGATACCTAGAAAAGGTGCCTTTTAAGATTCAAATTTTTGCGTGGCGGTTacctataataatataaaataccaaTGACTCAATCTGAAGGCAAAAGACTAGAATCCTTTTAGTACCTTTTATGGTGTCTAACATGTGCATGGTGGAGCATGGAAGCATAAGTAAATACTTATTTTAGGTGACCTGCTCTGATTCTAAAAGACTCTAGCACTGTCTCACAATAGCTCCCTTGTTAATGGAAAGTTTATAGAGTCTTTTAATGAAACTAAAACAGTAATCTTATGGAGGTCtgcagttttttgtttttggtgcttTGGATGCGTGGTTAGAATTGGAAAATTAGAGGATTATTAAGAATAAGGCTGAGATTAAAAGAGTTTATGGGATATTCATATTTGTTGCACTTTTGGTCTTGTAAAGCTAAGGACTCTACATACTTTCTTGTTGATTTAGATATAGATTTGGGAgcattttctttgatttttattttcaggTTTCTCTGTCATTTAGATTTGACTGTAGTCAGTTTCTTGACTTCCTTGATGTTGAAATGACTTGAACTTAAAGATGAGGAAGTTAgattgtgcaatttttttttttattattattattttttttcaaattgaactctatttaatataaaaactgcttctttgttttctttcagtGTGTTGCTTCTCCTCTTATGACCAATCTTGGACTAGCTGTAAGAACATCCCAGCTAAAGGTGGGATCTCCTAAGTTGCAGTTGCAGCAGGACCTTTTATGGTGGTTTTGCAGTTAAGACAATCGCACGGTATGTGTTAATAATAGAGACTAAAAAGAAGTCCAACACTAAGAGGTGTATGTTACTTTCAAAGCTAAGAAGTTGGGTTCTTTGTATAAATAAGACTAGTCAGTTCGAAACAATTATCAAAAACCGACTCCAACTCTATTGTTCCAGTTCCTTCTCTACATGCTCTAATTTCTTGGCAGGGAAAGATCCATCTAGAATTGCCACTGCCCTTTGCTTCTCTGAAAGTACAAAATCATATTTGCTTGGTACCCAACTGCATGCCTGTGTAATCAAGCTGGGACATACTAATGATGTTTTCTCACAGAATAACTTGATAAAGATGTATACAAAATGCAGATATTTGGGTGATGCATTTAAGTTGTTTCATGATATGGTGGAGAGAAACCTTGTTTCGTGGACTTTGATGATCTCTGGTTCGGTCCAAAATGGTGAATTTCAAGTTGGTTTGGAGGTTTATTTAGACTTGATAAGAAGTGGGTTACGACCAAATGAGTTCACTCTTGGTAGTATTTTAAAGATATGTGCTAGTGCAGGTTCATATGAGTTTGGTTCAAGTATTCATTGTTTTGCATTGAAAATTGGGATTGAACTGAACTTATATGTGGGTAGTTCTATTTTGAACATGTATGCTAAGTTGGAGGACATTGGGTCTGCTAAAGCAGTGTTTGAGTCCATGCCCATTGTCGATGTTGGTTGTTGGAATGCTATTATTGGAGGGTATGTGCAATGCGGCTATGGCATTCATGCATGGAAAATTGTTTCCTTAATGCTGACTAGGTGTATAAGTATGGACCAATTCACCTTTATTAATGCTCTTAAAGGGTGCTCCGTTACAGGAAATTTGGATTGTGGGAAACAGCTCCATGGACTGGTCATCCAAAGTGACATGGAGCATAGTACTTCATTGATGAATTGTTTGATGGATATGTACTTTAAAAATGGCATGAAAGACTCAGCTTTGAAAGTGTTTGATAGGATACAAAATAAAGATGTTATATCCTGGAACACTACATTTGCATCCTTATCTCAACATGCAAATGCAAGGAAACTTGCAGACTTGTTCCATGAGTTCAGGTTAGATACTGTGAAACCCAACGATATCACTTTTTCAATCTTGTTCAGATTATGTGCAGAGCTAGTTGATCTTGAACTTGGACTTCAGTTTTTCTGTCTAGCATTACAATTTGGGTTTCATGATGAAACTAATATTGCAAGCTCATTAATCAATATGTTTTCTAGATGTAATGCTATGGGATTGGCATCCCTAATCTTTGACAACAATGCAGTACTTTTACAAAACATAACTGCTTGGAATGAGTTGATTTCTGGATACACTTTAAATTATTCTTACATGGAAGCCCTAAaggtttttgttaatttatggGGTTTAGGAGTTGAATTGAACGAATATACCTTCTCCAGTGTATTGGAAGCTTGTTCTAAATATGAAAACCAGCAAATATTTAGACAAATTCATGGTGCTATCATCAAGTCTGGTTTCTCTTCTAGtggatatttatttagtttattgaTTAATGGTTATGTTAAATTTGGGCTATTAGAtgattgctttgaattttttgatGGCCACGAGAAATTAGATTTGGTATGTTGGAGTACTTTGATATCTGCATTAACACAGCAGGGACATACTTACGAGGCTTTTGGATTTCTCAAATCTCTAAAAGAAGCTGGTGAGAAGCCTGATGAGTTCATTTTTGGCAGCATTTTGAATTGTTGCGCCAGTATTGCCGGTTATCTTCTAACTAAATCTATCCATTCCCTTGTCATTAAAATGGGATTCAACAATCAAGTTTTTGTTGCAAGCGGAGTTATTGATGCTTATGCAAAATGTGGGGACATTGACAGCGCAAGGATGGCTTATAGTCAGTCAGATAGATTGAACGATGTCATTATACACAATTCTATGATCATGGCTTTTGCTCATCATGGTTTTGTCATGGAAGCTATGGAAATCTTTGAAACAATGAAGTTGTCTAATCTGCATCCCAGCCAAGCCACATTTGTGTCCACCATATCAGCATGTAGTCACATGGGACTAATCAGTCAAGGCCTTGATTTGTTTCAATCAATGGTCTCAGATTACAAGATGGAACCTTCTCCAGATGTTTATGGTTGCTTGGTTGATATGCTTTCTCGAAATGGATACCTTGACAATGCTCAACAAATAGTTGAAGTGATGCCGTATACTCCTTGGCCTGCGATATTGAGATCCTTGCTTAGCGGCTGTAGGATTTACGGGAATAGAGAGCTCGGAGAATGGACTGCAAAGAAGTTAATTCAGTTGGATCCAGAGGATGATGTACCTTTTGTACTACTGTCGAAGGTTTATTCTGAAGTTGGCGGTTGGGAAGATGCCAGAGAAGTGCAGAGAAGCATGATAGAGAGAGGCATAGCGAAAAGCACAGGATATAGTTGGATTGAGGTGGAGCAGAAGGTCAGCTGAAGTTGTTTCTTCTGCATTATATAGAAGTGCTTTTCAGATTTTGATCCACATCTCCTTTGGTGGGAAAGGAGTTCCAATTCATTCACAGGAAGCATTTTGGCGAATGTTATCAAATATAAAGAAGGGGAAATTACAGTATCACCGCTCGTTTTGCCAGTTTTATAGAAATGGCTTTGtatctttaaaaattaatggaaaacCGATTCATATTTCACTTTTATTACAATGTCATCctttttgtatgtatatatatatatatatatattttttttttggcgagtATGATACAAGTAAAATTGagagtgaaaatttttaaatgaatagtTGGATTTCTTACCAACTAATTAATAGTTGGGATTTAAATTTCAATTGCATGTTCTTTTAGTATTTGTCCATATGCCTATGTGGACTCATTGGACACATGGATGCCTATCTGGACATATGAGCAGAACCACAAACTGTTCTTGTAgaaatgattttttgtttttaaggttAACCATACCTTTGGACCATTTAGTATGCCCAATTTCCATTTAGGTccttaatttttaatgttttcaatTGAGAATTTCAGttttaatttagatatttaCATTTTCAATTGAGACCCTTAATTTTCCTAAATAtgttatgtaatatatatggattaaaagaaattaccaaagaaaatataaaattaagattttgccaattttgcattaaaaaaaaagaaaacaatggaCATGTAAATGATAGTTTAGATTAATTGTTATTAAGTAAAATACGAGTACTATGGAGTATTGGGATGACAACTGACTCCTCCCTGCAACTCCTCACTCTAAATGCCAGCGATGTTTTTACACGGCAGcaacaaaaattatattgtgaaaataaaagcatttatatgta contains the following coding sequences:
- the LOC107421955 gene encoding pentatricopeptide repeat-containing protein At3g09040, mitochondrial; translation: MLLSKLRSWVLCINKTSQFETIIKNRLQLYCSSSFSTCSNFLAGKDPSRIATALCFSESTKSYLLGTQLHACVIKLGHTNDVFSQNNLIKMYTKCRYLGDAFKLFHDMVERNLVSWTLMISGSVQNGEFQVGLEVYLDLIRSGLRPNEFTLGSILKICASAGSYEFGSSIHCFALKIGIELNLYVGSSILNMYAKLEDIGSAKAVFESMPIVDVGCWNAIIGGYVQCGYGIHAWKIVSLMLTRCISMDQFTFINALKGCSVTGNLDCGKQLHGLVIQSDMEHSTSLMNCLMDMYFKNGMKDSALKVFDRIQNKDVISWNTTFASLSQHANARKLADLFHEFRLDTVKPNDITFSILFRLCAELVDLELGLQFFCLALQFGFHDETNIASSLINMFSRCNAMGLASLIFDNNAVLLQNITAWNELISGYTLNYSYMEALKVFVNLWGLGVELNEYTFSSVLEACSKYENQQIFRQIHGAIIKSGFSSSGYLFSLLINGYVKFGLLDDCFEFFDGHEKLDLVCWSTLISALTQQGHTYEAFGFLKSLKEAGEKPDEFIFGSILNCCASIAGYLLTKSIHSLVIKMGFNNQVFVASGVIDAYAKCGDIDSARMAYSQSDRLNDVIIHNSMIMAFAHHGFVMEAMEIFETMKLSNLHPSQATFVSTISACSHMGLISQGLDLFQSMVSDYKMEPSPDVYGCLVDMLSRNGYLDNAQQIVEVMPYTPWPAILRSLLSGCRIYGNRELGEWTAKKLIQLDPEDDVPFVLLSKVYSEVGGWEDAREVQRSMIERGIAKSTGYSWIEVEQKVS
- the LOC107421969 gene encoding putative disease resistance RPP13-like protein 1 — encoded protein: MPVGEAFLSAFLQVLFDRLASHEFIGLFCGQKYGESLEQLKITLVTLTALLNDAEEKQFYSPTVKKWLHMAKDAIFDAEDLLDEMTYQALKSKLEAESQANPDQVWKWKQISSSLSPSSRGLDFKLRKIIERLEMIAKYKDVLGLKENIGERSFHCKQRLLATTSLVDESCVYGRHDDKEEIIQLLLGVEENNGNIGVIPIVGMGGIGKTTLAQLVYNDRRVESHFDYKVWACVSDQFDVVKITKTIVRSITMKNFDLDDLNLLQVFLKENLNGKRFLLILDDVWTKRNNAWDLLWNPLKVGGKGSKIIVTTRDSNVASSVGTVPSHCLRGLTYEDCWLLLISQAFGNINVNVSSNLEAIGKEIVKKCGGLPLAVKRLGILLHSRKEEDEWKDILNRKIWDLPDDESDILQSLRLSYLHLPAHLKQCFRFCSVFPIEHEFDKGSLVLLWMAEGFILQPKGKKRLEEVGDEYFCELVARSFFEQSVNNRSQYVMHRLMKELADFVCGEFGFRLEDYNKDDSQKKISEKARHSSYIRGKRDVLARFEAFNEVEFLRTFLPLNPAGSIGSSFLANNVPYDLLPKLRYLRVLSFNACRISEMPDSIGSLKHLRYLDLSHTAIKELPESTHNLYNLQTLILLECRCLTKLPSKMGNLTSLRHLYISGSRLREMPSQISELQNLQTLSYFVVGKDSGSGIQDLRKMTEIQGSLIIAGLQNIVNFIDAMEANLKGKQELDKLVFQWSNGFDGLPQLQDLNVADYTSMEVPNFGETINAYTQDMMELELKQNRSLDDSRDERVEMLVLEMLQPHQNIKEVTIKEYGGTRFPSWIQSSLFCNIKFLKLSNCLKCECLPALGQLPSLKDLIVEGMERITTIGSEFYGDGLFSVPPFPSLETLKFENLLNWENWSFSGVDGREGFHYLQKIEIQNCPKLGKLLHSFSALKSMIIKGCEELVALPRLSTCYDSIGNGREYPCLVELSLWECPNLRELPILFPSLEILEIDGCQNLTEFPELPLLRDLELKNCNLEVLQNILKLTSLASLRMSEIPKLKCLPENFFQEMATLEELRITNLSELETLSDMTGLQDLSNLEGLEISECPILEELPQSFQKLISLKELRIWRCPSIVSFPTTGLPPMIRGLEIKDCESLQSLPNWKKHDDDKLSSSLEYLIIEGCSSLQSLPRDELPSTVKGLEIQNCINLMSLPREMINNNKSLELFRIAGCHSIKSFSEGTFGHPILTSSIAMNLKKLIINNCANLELLPEGLHNLGCLNHLEISDCPLLQSFPGRGLSICMLKSIRLCNCKALNSLPNRLYSLTCLQELYVEGCSSLESFPNGGLPANLMSLSVLGCEKLKPSFEWGLHRLTCLTNLMFGGCEWLVCFPEDWLLPISLSSLQLLKLPNLKTLPKGLKNLTSLDSLEICECDNLQTLPEEEPPEIVQSFDFWDVL